From the genome of Candidatus Melainabacteria bacterium RIFOXYA2_FULL_32_9, one region includes:
- a CDS encoding DNA-binding response regulator: MQNENQDREKVLVVDDEASIRRILETRLKMVGYEVLTAADGEEALDAFSKFNPDLIILDVMMPKLDGYGVVREIRKTSETPIIVLTALGDVSERITGLELGADDYVIKPFSPKELEARVKAVLRRTNQREAVGVGKVTKNVITTGNIRIDTSRRQVFRKNERIRLTGMEFSLLELLVSNSGQAFSRNEILQYVWSYPADHRIDTRVVDVHISRLRSKLEVDPANPELILTARGVGYMFQRIN; this comes from the coding sequence ATGCAAAACGAAAACCAGGATCGTGAAAAGGTTTTAGTAGTAGATGATGAAGCTAGTATTCGTAGAATCCTAGAAACAAGATTAAAAATGGTAGGTTATGAAGTTTTAACCGCAGCTGATGGGGAAGAAGCTCTTGACGCTTTTTCTAAGTTTAACCCTGACCTTATCATCCTAGATGTTATGATGCCTAAACTAGATGGATATGGGGTTGTTAGAGAAATCAGAAAAACTTCCGAGACTCCTATAATTGTTCTTACTGCTCTAGGAGATGTATCAGAGCGCATTACAGGGTTAGAACTTGGAGCAGATGATTATGTCATCAAACCTTTTAGTCCTAAAGAACTCGAAGCACGTGTAAAAGCTGTATTAAGAAGAACAAATCAAAGAGAAGCTGTCGGTGTTGGTAAAGTTACTAAAAATGTTATTACCACCGGTAATATTAGAATTGATACAAGTAGACGTCAGGTGTTCCGTAAGAATGAACGTATCAGACTTACCGGAATGGAATTCAGTTTACTTGAATTATTAGTAAGCAATTCAGGCCAAGCATTCTCTAGAAATGAAATTCTTCAATATGTATGGTCATACCCTGCAGATCATAGAATCGATACCAGAGTTGTTGATGTTCACATCAGCAGATTAAGATCAAAACTTGAAGTTGATCCTGCTAACCCTGAATTGATTTTAACAGCTCGTGGCGTTGGCTATATGTTCCAAAGAATTAATTAA
- a CDS encoding ferredoxin-NADP reductase yields MGYKILSKKELSSDLYELVIDAPYVTRRGQAGQFIILRVDENGERIPLTIADVNKETNELTIVFMAVGYTTKKLAKLNEGDEIQDLAGPLGVPTEIKKFGTVVCVAGGYGAAPCYLIAKAFKEAGNKVYIIMGARKAELIFWQDKMKSACDELLITTDDGSLGKQGFVTNVLKELMQKEEIDHVMTVGPMPMMKAVADLTRPDKIYTVASMNPIMVDGTGMCGACRVTVGGKVKFACVEGPDFDAHEIDFEEVTLRTRIYRDQECNLLKQAEKPY; encoded by the coding sequence GTGGGATATAAAATTCTATCAAAAAAGGAATTGAGTTCTGATTTATATGAACTGGTTATTGATGCACCTTATGTTACAAGAAGGGGACAAGCCGGTCAGTTTATTATTTTAAGAGTGGATGAAAATGGAGAAAGAATTCCTCTAACCATTGCAGATGTTAACAAAGAAACAAATGAGTTAACTATAGTTTTTATGGCCGTTGGTTATACTACTAAAAAGTTGGCTAAATTAAATGAAGGTGATGAAATACAAGATTTAGCCGGGCCGCTTGGAGTTCCGACTGAAATCAAAAAATTTGGCACAGTTGTTTGTGTAGCGGGTGGATATGGTGCAGCTCCTTGCTATTTAATTGCTAAAGCTTTTAAAGAAGCAGGCAATAAAGTTTATATTATTATGGGAGCAAGAAAAGCTGAGCTTATTTTCTGGCAGGATAAAATGAAAAGTGCTTGTGATGAGCTTTTAATAACCACAGATGATGGAAGTCTAGGTAAACAAGGATTTGTAACTAACGTTCTTAAAGAATTAATGCAAAAAGAAGAGATTGATCATGTTATGACAGTGGGACCAATGCCAATGATGAAAGCAGTAGCTGATCTTACCAGGCCTGATAAAATTTATACTGTAGCAAGTATGAATCCTATTATGGTTGATGGTACCGGCATGTGTGGAGCTTGCAGAGTAACTGTCGGTGGTAAGGTAAAATTTGCGTGTGTAGAAGGGCCTGATTTTGATGCTCATGAAATCGATTTTGAAGAAGTTACTTTAAGAACCAGAATTTATAGGGATCAGGAATGTAATCTATTAAAACAAGCTGAAAAGCCATATTAA